The Anopheles coluzzii chromosome 2, AcolN3, whole genome shotgun sequence genome window below encodes:
- the LOC120948161 gene encoding CD9 antigen isoform X1, with amino-acid sequence MRLSARIKCFKYLVYAYVILISICGGAQLVIGAFLLWTHKQYAPIVKNQFWEPFAVLIGLGIISQALCYLGWTSTSRKQRCYLGLFCAFLVLFIVILFLVSGWSVATKAHLIVPAEVAIETSFTEFLAKDNTNDQTHIWNRLQRDFRCCGYNGIHDYKKNKQMGFPWSCYDPIDTKVFNTGCMHVFVKSIEMNMIRVAVVAVASALIQSLGIFCAIQLTMLLRRPTLMLPNGDNNHSVRVKRTRELTPLSPVTIGNPTPHSSSKPPIPLKPVVPRVEQPVMKSSH; translated from the exons ATATGTGGCGGTGCACAGCTAGTAATCGGAGCATTCCTACTCTGGACCCATAAGCAGTACGCGCCGATCGTAAAGAATCAGTTCTGGGAACCGTTTGCCGTGCTGATCGGGCTCGGCATAATCTCCCAAGCCCTCTGCTACCTTGGCTGGACGTCCACGAGCCGGAAGCAGCGGTGTTACTTAGGATTG TTCTGCGCATTTTTAGTGCTCTTCATTGTGATCTTATTCTTAGTGAGTGGGTGGTCGGTCGCCACCAAGGCGCATCTGATCGTACCGGCCGAGGTGGCGATCGAGACGAGCTTTACCGAGTTTCTGGCAAAAGACAACACGAACGATCAGACGCACATCTGGAACCGATTGCAGCGGGAT ttccgTTGCTGCGGGTACAATGGCATCCATGACTACAAGAAGAACAAGCAGATGGGCTTCCCCTGGTCCTGCTACGATCCGATCGACACGAAAGTCTTCAACACCGGCTGCATGCACGTGTTCGTGAAGAGCATCGAGATGAACATGATTCGTGTCGCCGTGGTTGCGGTTGCCTCCGCGCTAATACAG AGCCTGGGCATATTTTGCGCCATTCAGCTGACGATGCTGCTGCGACGGCCGACCCTGATGCTGCCAAACGGTGACAACAACCATTCGGTGCGGGTCAAGCGAACCCGCGAGCTGACGCCACTGTCACCCGTCACCATCGGCAATCCGACGCCCCACAGCAGTTCAAAACCGCCGATTCCACTGAAGCCCGTCGTGCCGCGGGTCGAACAGCCGGTCATGAAGTCTTCTCACTGA
- the LOC120948161 gene encoding tetraspanin-1 isoform X2, translating to MICGGAQLVIGAFLLWTHKQYAPIVKNQFWEPFAVLIGLGIISQALCYLGWTSTSRKQRCYLGLFCAFLVLFIVILFLVSGWSVATKAHLIVPAEVAIETSFTEFLAKDNTNDQTHIWNRLQRDFRCCGYNGIHDYKKNKQMGFPWSCYDPIDTKVFNTGCMHVFVKSIEMNMIRVAVVAVASALIQSLGIFCAIQLTMLLRRPTLMLPNGDNNHSVRVKRTRELTPLSPVTIGNPTPHSSSKPPIPLKPVVPRVEQPVMKSSH from the exons ATG ATATGTGGCGGTGCACAGCTAGTAATCGGAGCATTCCTACTCTGGACCCATAAGCAGTACGCGCCGATCGTAAAGAATCAGTTCTGGGAACCGTTTGCCGTGCTGATCGGGCTCGGCATAATCTCCCAAGCCCTCTGCTACCTTGGCTGGACGTCCACGAGCCGGAAGCAGCGGTGTTACTTAGGATTG TTCTGCGCATTTTTAGTGCTCTTCATTGTGATCTTATTCTTAGTGAGTGGGTGGTCGGTCGCCACCAAGGCGCATCTGATCGTACCGGCCGAGGTGGCGATCGAGACGAGCTTTACCGAGTTTCTGGCAAAAGACAACACGAACGATCAGACGCACATCTGGAACCGATTGCAGCGGGAT ttccgTTGCTGCGGGTACAATGGCATCCATGACTACAAGAAGAACAAGCAGATGGGCTTCCCCTGGTCCTGCTACGATCCGATCGACACGAAAGTCTTCAACACCGGCTGCATGCACGTGTTCGTGAAGAGCATCGAGATGAACATGATTCGTGTCGCCGTGGTTGCGGTTGCCTCCGCGCTAATACAG AGCCTGGGCATATTTTGCGCCATTCAGCTGACGATGCTGCTGCGACGGCCGACCCTGATGCTGCCAAACGGTGACAACAACCATTCGGTGCGGGTCAAGCGAACCCGCGAGCTGACGCCACTGTCACCCGTCACCATCGGCAATCCGACGCCCCACAGCAGTTCAAAACCGCCGATTCCACTGAAGCCCGTCGTGCCGCGGGTCGAACAGCCGGTCATGAAGTCTTCTCACTGA